GAACGTCCACCTAACATGTAATCAGTTAAATTTGCGGTTTTTTTATAAGAAAACCAACCGATAACAAGCATTGCGGCCATATAAATAATTATGGCAGTAAGTTGATAAGATTCTGTTGACATAATCCTCCTCCTCCTAAAATTATCATAACATGTAAAACAAATATATTCATTTAAATATATTTACAATTGTTTTTCATCTGTCAAATAATGATAAAATAGTCTTAAAGAGATTACGAAAGGGGCTTTTTCATTGAAATTTTTTCATACCGCAGATTGGCATTTAGGAAAACTTGTGCAAGGCGTCTACATGACGGAAGAACAGAGATTTGTTTTAAATCAATTTCTAGAAGCAATCGATACCGAAAAGCCGGATGCAATTATCATTTCCGGAGATTTGTATGATCGTGCTGTTCCTCCAACAGAAGCTGTCAATTTATTAGATGAGCTGCTCGCTGAAATTGTCTTAAAACGACATACACCTGTATTAAGTATTGCAGGAAATCACGATAGCCCGGGCCGTCTAAACTTTGGAAGTATGCTAATGAAAGAAACAGGCCTACATATAGTAGGTCAATTAACTAAAGAGTTAAAACCAGTTATATTACAGGATGAATTTGGAGAAGTACATTTTCATTTAATTCCTTACGCAGATCCATCCCAAGTACGCCACCTGTTTGATGATGAAACAGTAACTAGTCACCAAGAAGCAATGAGAAAAATTGTAGAGGAAATCGAAAAGGAGCTAGATTCCACGAAAAGGCATGTGTTTGTTGGGCATGCATTTGTCACTCCGCGTGGTGAGCAGGAGGATAACACGAGTGAATCGGAGCGACCACTTGCTATTGGTGGAGCCGAATATGTAGATGCTGCACTGTTCAAACGTTTTCACTACACGGCCCTTGGACATCTTCATCAAGCACATTATGTATTGAATGAAACGATTCAATATGCAGGATCTCCATTGAAATATTCCATTTCTGAAGAACATCATAAAAAAGGATTTTATATTGTTCAATTAGATCAGGGGGGCAATATCACACTTGAAAAAAGATTACTTAAACCTAACCGTGATATGCGAACAATAGAAGGGTATATGCAAGATATTTTACAAAATACCACCATAAGCGAAGATTTTGTATTTGTTAAGCTACTTGATGAAACACCCATCTTATCTCCTATGGAACAAATTCGGACGGTGTACCCCAATGCCATGCACGTAGAACGGAAGGTATTTCAGCCTATTACATTATCTAGGGAAAAGGGACAAATAGGTCGCAGCAAAACAGATGATTTTACATTGTTTCAAGCATTTTATACAGAGATAAGCGGAAAAGCGCCATCGGAAGAGACGGAAAAGCTATTTAAAGAAGTGCTTCAAAGTCTAATGATGGAAGAACGCGAAGGAGGGATCAAAGCATGAAACCACTTCAACTAAAAATGACTGCATTTGGTCCTTACAAGTCTACTGAAACAATTGATTTTACCGAGCTACAGAACAATCGTCTCTTCGTTATTTCAGGTGCAACTGGTGCAGGAAAAACGACTATATTTGATGGGATCTGCTTTGCATTATATGGATATGGGAGCGGAGAAGATCGTCAAGATACGAAAATGATGCGGAGTGATTTTGCTACAGATGACACTCATACTTCTGTAGAGATGACATTTGAAATACATCAACGGACATATCGGATTTTAAGACAACTTCCACATGTGAAAAAAGGAAATAAAAGCGCAACTGGAGAAAGATACGAATTTTTTGAAATGGTTGAATCAGGCGAAACACCAGTTGTTGAAAGACAAATCGTATCTGAAATAAACAAAAAAGTAGAAGAAATTATTGGGCTAACGCAAGGTCAGTTTAGCCAAATAGTTATGCTTCCACAAGGTGAATTTCGAAAACTACTAACTTCCCAAACGGAAAATAAAGAAGCTATATTGCGCAAAATTTTTAAAACAGAACCGTATAAAATGATTAGCGAGAGATTGAAAGATAAAAAGCTCCTTGCAGAAGCTGATTTGAAAAAAGAAGAATTAGCTCGAAATAGTTATACAGAGCAGATACTTGCCTCATTACCAATGCGAGAGTCTAGTGTATTTGAATTGATTGAGTCCAGCAGTTTTAATACGTATCAGCTAGTAGAAGCTTTGAAAGAAGAAACTATATTTTACAAAGAGAAGATTCAAATAGATGAACTTGCCTACAAAGAAGCTTCTGAAAAACATGCAATGAAACAAACAGCTTATCATGAAGCAAAAGCTGTAAATGATAGATTTATAGAGCTTGAAGTAAAAGAACAGAGCCTCAAAGTCTTACAAGAGCAATCGGAGGACTATGCTAGGAAGCAAAGTCAGTTAGAAGCTGCTGATCGGGCAAGTTCCATTGAAACGGTAGAAGGTTATTATGCAGAATCGAAGCAAGAAGCTGACGATAAATCTGCGATGCTTAAAATGGCGAAAACAAACGTAATAGCAGCGGAAGAAGCAGTTAAACAAGTAGAGGTTATTTATTTAATTGAAGCAAATAAAAAAGAAGCTCGGGAAAAAAGTGTTGAGGCTCTTATTCAGTTGAACATACAAATCCCTTTATTTGAAGAGCTCGAAACAAGAAGAACTGAAATGCTTGATTTAGAAAAGCAGAACGAATACCTAAACAATCAAGTATTAGTAAAAACGAATCTATTCTTAGATGAAAAAAAAGTAAACTACTCATTAAAAGAAGCAATAGAAAAGCTGGAAGAACACGTAGAGCCATTAGATAACCAAGTACAACAACTTGCTTTTTTGCAAACGAAACATAGTTTCATGCAAGAATTTATGTTAGCTGAAATGCAGTTACACGCCCTGGAAATAACGGAAGCGAAACAAAAGAATCTTTTTCAAGAGATGAAAGATGCTTATCAAGAAGTAGAAAGTAA
The nucleotide sequence above comes from Psychrobacillus glaciei. Encoded proteins:
- a CDS encoding exonuclease SbcCD subunit D, which encodes MKFFHTADWHLGKLVQGVYMTEEQRFVLNQFLEAIDTEKPDAIIISGDLYDRAVPPTEAVNLLDELLAEIVLKRHTPVLSIAGNHDSPGRLNFGSMLMKETGLHIVGQLTKELKPVILQDEFGEVHFHLIPYADPSQVRHLFDDETVTSHQEAMRKIVEEIEKELDSTKRHVFVGHAFVTPRGEQEDNTSESERPLAIGGAEYVDAALFKRFHYTALGHLHQAHYVLNETIQYAGSPLKYSISEEHHKKGFYIVQLDQGGNITLEKRLLKPNRDMRTIEGYMQDILQNTTISEDFVFVKLLDETPILSPMEQIRTVYPNAMHVERKVFQPITLSREKGQIGRSKTDDFTLFQAFYTEISGKAPSEETEKLFKEVLQSLMMEEREGGIKA